A genome region from Leifsonia sp. Root112D2 includes the following:
- a CDS encoding CBU_0592 family membrane protein yields the protein MGQVIQVVGSLLVLAGFALAQWGILNLKSLRYLVLNTVGSAVLAVNAIYEAQWGFLLLEGVWAIVSAISLVAVLRGRAREAR from the coding sequence ATGGGTCAGGTCATTCAGGTCGTCGGGTCGCTGCTGGTTCTCGCCGGATTCGCGCTGGCCCAGTGGGGCATCCTGAACCTCAAATCGCTGCGCTACTTAGTGCTGAACACCGTCGGTTCCGCGGTGCTGGCGGTCAACGCGATCTACGAGGCGCAGTGGGGCTTTCTGCTGCTCGAGGGAGTGTGGGCGATCGTCTCGGCGATCAGCCTGGTTGCGGTGTTGCGCGGTCGCGCGCGTGAGGCACGCTAA
- a CDS encoding alcohol dehydrogenase catalytic domain-containing protein, producing the protein MSISLPTTMHAAFVDELGPAESIRYGLLPVPRLADGDVLIRSEAMAVNHVDLFVRSGAYRTPMTFPFVVGRDVVGTVVAVGTEVTRFTPGDQVWCNSLGHHGRQGSFSELVAAPAERVYPLPPGVEAAQAVSVLHSVATAHLGLCREGGLASGDTIFIGGAGGAVGSAAVQLATSLGARVVAAASAADADWVRSCGAETVLDSRSSGLTASLAAQTPTGLSLYWDCAGRQNLIDAVPLMKTGGRIIVSAGLTATTPLPIGAMYTRDVSIRGFAITNATVGELREAADALNALFAARGIATRIGPRLPLSRAAEAHHLLETESGSTLGGKIVVTP; encoded by the coding sequence GTGAGCATCTCGCTGCCGACCACCATGCACGCAGCATTCGTCGACGAGCTGGGGCCGGCCGAGAGCATCCGTTACGGGTTGCTGCCTGTGCCGAGGCTTGCCGACGGGGACGTGCTCATTCGGTCGGAGGCGATGGCGGTCAACCACGTCGACCTGTTCGTGCGCTCCGGCGCATATCGAACGCCGATGACGTTTCCGTTCGTGGTCGGTCGCGACGTCGTGGGCACGGTGGTGGCGGTCGGTACTGAAGTCACACGGTTCACGCCCGGCGATCAGGTCTGGTGCAACAGCCTCGGCCATCACGGCCGTCAGGGTTCGTTCAGCGAGCTTGTCGCCGCGCCGGCGGAACGGGTCTACCCGCTGCCGCCCGGTGTCGAGGCCGCCCAGGCGGTGAGCGTGCTACACAGCGTGGCGACCGCCCATCTCGGGCTGTGTCGGGAGGGCGGGCTGGCCTCCGGTGACACGATCTTCATCGGTGGGGCGGGCGGGGCGGTCGGCTCTGCCGCCGTGCAGCTCGCTACCAGCCTGGGCGCGCGGGTCGTGGCGGCCGCCTCGGCGGCAGATGCCGATTGGGTTCGCTCGTGCGGGGCCGAGACCGTGCTCGATTCGCGCTCATCCGGCCTGACCGCTTCGCTTGCCGCGCAGACGCCCACCGGCCTGTCACTGTACTGGGACTGTGCCGGACGGCAGAACCTGATCGACGCCGTGCCGCTCATGAAGACCGGGGGTCGAATCATTGTCTCCGCCGGGCTGACGGCAACCACGCCGCTGCCCATTGGTGCGATGTACACCCGCGACGTCAGCATTCGGGGCTTCGCCATCACGAACGCGACAGTCGGCGAACTGCGCGAGGCAGCGGATGCCCTCAACGCGCTTTTCGCCGCTCGCGGCATCGCCACTCGAATCGGGCCGCGCCTGCCGCTCAGCCGCGCGGCCGAGGCGCATCACCTGCTCGAGACGGAAAGCGGCAGCACGCTCGGCGGCAAGATCGTGGTCACGCCCTGA
- a CDS encoding ROK family protein — MTQLSEFDEVESAAIRQRNLDACIRALRPASELTLTEIARATGLSRPTVGAILGGLVDTGLVVERRGASSQRGGAGRPARGFAIEAEFRFVVGVDLGIDTVTAVVSDLVGQIRNAVDLPVPLGIDPFDRLELVSEAIEQLLRPLGIESSRLAAVGVAVTGIVDDRGRVVLATRVPAWSGVDIAARIRRQLGVPVVLENDVNMAAVAEHHSGAARFANDVVFVNVGEAVSTALILGGRLHRGHNFAAGELGSLSGTTLREDVSPAAIDRRSLLARADGGDSASEAIVDEYVQRIAQGIATASVVIDPDLLVIGGALTGAEDSLLTRIRARVGGTVLRITPPMIVSTTLGTRGVAIGALLRAHDLAAQQLTGSSSLEPPVLSVHAVDGVNEETSGRRAPLAARISRLAERSRADAPLASPTALVAPRTPRRAQAAITDAELRVAVVGVGMRSELAGWIDRPGSGARLTVAVDVNPAARSRAAKLFGTDVEFREDHRTLTTSDVDAAIVVTPDDTHAAVAIDLLRAGIAVYLEKPLAISIDDADEILRVAEQTGSKLYIGHNMRHMAVVRLMRDIIARGEIGEVKSVWCRHFVGNGGDYYFKDWHADRARSNGLLLQKGAHDIDVIHWLAGSYTRDVVAMGDLSLYGSITDREDRSGQLMDDWFSLDNWPPLSQSGLNPVVDVEDTSMMLMRLDSGVLASYEQCHFTPDYWRNYTVIGTEGRLENFGDDDGGVVRVWNSRTTFDAAGDRSYPIVGELDGHGDADQLTVQEFLDFVRLDTTTETSPVGARYAVAAAVAATESLRDGSAPRVVAPLEEELETYFERNQERPKTTESVLSTVEAAPTAAIRRHPSKGHSNE, encoded by the coding sequence GTGACACAGTTGTCTGAGTTCGATGAGGTCGAGAGCGCGGCGATTCGTCAGCGCAATCTTGATGCGTGCATTCGGGCACTGCGCCCCGCCTCAGAGCTCACACTCACCGAGATCGCCAGGGCCACTGGGCTCTCCCGCCCGACCGTCGGCGCGATTCTCGGTGGACTGGTCGACACCGGGCTGGTCGTCGAGCGCCGCGGCGCCTCGAGCCAGCGTGGCGGCGCCGGACGCCCCGCACGCGGATTCGCGATAGAGGCTGAGTTCCGCTTCGTCGTCGGCGTCGACCTCGGCATTGACACAGTGACGGCCGTCGTCAGCGACCTCGTCGGGCAGATCCGCAACGCGGTCGATCTGCCGGTTCCACTCGGAATCGACCCGTTCGATCGCCTGGAACTCGTCAGTGAAGCCATCGAACAGCTGCTTCGTCCACTCGGCATCGAGAGTTCCCGCCTCGCCGCGGTCGGCGTGGCGGTAACCGGCATCGTGGATGACCGCGGCCGCGTGGTGCTGGCCACGCGCGTACCGGCGTGGTCCGGCGTCGACATCGCCGCGCGCATCCGGCGTCAACTGGGCGTGCCCGTCGTTCTGGAGAACGACGTCAACATGGCGGCCGTGGCCGAACATCACTCCGGCGCGGCGCGCTTCGCCAACGACGTGGTCTTCGTCAACGTGGGCGAGGCCGTGAGCACGGCACTGATTCTCGGCGGCAGGTTGCATCGAGGCCACAACTTCGCGGCCGGTGAGCTGGGCAGCCTCTCGGGCACGACACTGCGTGAGGATGTCTCTCCCGCCGCCATCGACAGGCGGTCGCTGCTCGCGCGCGCCGACGGTGGCGACTCCGCATCCGAGGCGATCGTCGACGAATACGTGCAGCGCATCGCCCAGGGCATTGCCACCGCGAGCGTGGTGATAGACCCCGACCTTCTCGTGATCGGGGGCGCACTGACCGGCGCGGAGGATTCGCTGCTGACGCGCATCCGGGCCCGGGTGGGCGGCACGGTGCTGCGCATCACCCCGCCGATGATCGTCTCGACCACTCTGGGAACCCGCGGCGTGGCCATCGGTGCGCTACTGCGCGCCCACGATCTCGCGGCGCAGCAGCTGACGGGAAGCAGCTCACTCGAGCCACCCGTACTGAGCGTTCATGCTGTCGACGGCGTGAACGAGGAGACCTCGGGGCGACGAGCGCCGTTGGCCGCACGCATCAGCCGGCTCGCCGAGCGATCGAGAGCGGATGCCCCGCTCGCCTCCCCCACGGCGCTCGTCGCACCACGGACTCCCCGGCGCGCGCAGGCGGCGATAACAGACGCGGAGTTGCGGGTCGCGGTCGTGGGTGTCGGGATGCGCAGTGAGCTGGCCGGCTGGATCGACCGCCCGGGATCGGGCGCACGACTCACGGTCGCCGTCGACGTGAATCCGGCGGCCCGATCCCGGGCGGCCAAACTCTTCGGTACCGACGTCGAGTTTCGAGAGGATCACCGCACGCTGACAACCTCCGACGTGGATGCCGCCATCGTCGTGACTCCTGACGACACGCATGCCGCCGTCGCCATCGACCTGCTGCGGGCGGGCATCGCCGTGTATCTCGAGAAACCGCTCGCCATCTCCATCGACGACGCCGACGAGATTCTGCGCGTCGCCGAGCAGACCGGCTCGAAGCTCTACATCGGGCACAACATGCGGCACATGGCCGTGGTTCGGCTCATGCGCGACATCATCGCGCGCGGCGAGATCGGCGAGGTGAAGTCGGTCTGGTGCCGGCATTTCGTGGGCAACGGCGGCGACTACTACTTCAAGGACTGGCACGCGGATCGCGCGCGCTCTAATGGCCTGCTGCTGCAGAAGGGCGCGCACGACATCGACGTGATCCACTGGCTGGCCGGCTCATATACGCGCGATGTCGTGGCCATGGGCGATCTGAGCCTGTACGGCAGCATCACCGACCGCGAGGATCGCTCGGGGCAGCTGATGGACGACTGGTTCTCGCTCGACAACTGGCCGCCTCTGAGCCAGTCGGGGCTCAACCCGGTGGTCGATGTCGAAGACACGTCGATGATGCTGATGCGTCTCGACTCCGGTGTTCTGGCCAGCTACGAGCAGTGCCACTTCACTCCGGATTACTGGCGCAACTACACCGTGATAGGCACGGAAGGCCGCCTGGAGAACTTCGGCGATGACGACGGTGGCGTTGTGCGGGTGTGGAACTCGCGCACCACCTTCGATGCGGCAGGAGACCGCAGCTATCCCATCGTGGGCGAGCTCGACGGTCACGGTGACGCCGACCAGCTCACCGTGCAGGAGTTCCTCGATTTCGTTCGTCTGGACACGACAACCGAGACCTCGCCGGTGGGCGCGCGCTACGCGGTCGCTGCCGCGGTCGCTGCGACCGAATCGCTGCGCGACGGCTCGGCTCCTCGCGTTGTTGCGCCACTGGAAGAAGAGCTTGAAACGTACTTCGAACGGAATCAGGAGCGGCCGAAGACGACCGAATCAGTCCTGAGCACCGTCGAAGCTGCCCCCACAGCCGCCATCCGGCGGCACCCCTCGAAAGGACACAGCAATGAGTAA
- a CDS encoding ABC transporter substrate-binding protein, giving the protein MSKLSSVTRTKRGRLAASVVGVLGAVALLAGCSSGAGGTASGSSDAYKPPAKSLAANITYALWDQTQVKAIDANLKEFNKEYPKIKVNVDVTPWGDYWTKLQTEASSNTLPDLFWLNGPNFQLYAGNGKVEPLTSVVKGGYIKLSDYPKALVEMYSLNGTQYGVPKDFDTIGLWYNKAIFAEAGVEVPSDSWTWSDFQSAAATISKKLASKGIYGAAGGMDGQTTYYNTIFQAGGSVLSADGKTSTYDSAATEKGIQFWTDLIASKGSPSMKQLTDTAADQWFVSGKLAMFYGGDWARSEIAASPIAKNVDVAPLPAGEKKATVIHGVSNVVAASSKNKQAAQALQVFLASKAAQQQQGDMGAVIPAFNGTQDAFAKSMPGVNLQVFLDELAYSVPLPISKNTAAWNAFETTLLPEAFSGSKPVGDVLKDLTTQMNGALAKG; this is encoded by the coding sequence ATGAGTAAATTATCCTCGGTCACGCGCACCAAGCGGGGCCGTCTTGCCGCCAGCGTCGTCGGCGTTCTCGGAGCCGTCGCGCTGCTCGCCGGATGCAGTTCAGGCGCCGGCGGTACAGCATCCGGCAGTTCGGATGCCTACAAACCGCCGGCCAAGAGCCTCGCGGCGAACATCACCTATGCGCTCTGGGATCAGACGCAGGTGAAGGCGATCGATGCCAATCTGAAGGAATTCAACAAGGAATACCCGAAGATCAAGGTCAATGTCGACGTCACCCCGTGGGGTGACTACTGGACGAAGCTGCAGACCGAAGCATCCAGCAACACGCTTCCCGACCTGTTCTGGCTGAACGGGCCGAACTTTCAGCTCTACGCCGGCAACGGCAAGGTTGAGCCCCTCACTTCCGTCGTAAAGGGCGGCTACATCAAGCTGAGCGACTACCCCAAGGCGCTCGTCGAGATGTACTCCCTGAACGGAACCCAATACGGGGTGCCGAAAGATTTCGACACGATAGGCCTCTGGTACAACAAGGCCATTTTCGCCGAGGCCGGCGTCGAGGTGCCGAGCGACAGCTGGACCTGGAGCGATTTCCAGAGTGCCGCAGCGACGATCTCGAAGAAGCTCGCGAGCAAGGGCATCTACGGGGCTGCGGGCGGCATGGACGGCCAGACCACCTACTACAACACGATCTTCCAGGCCGGTGGCAGCGTGCTCTCGGCCGACGGCAAGACGTCGACATACGACAGCGCTGCAACCGAGAAGGGCATCCAGTTCTGGACCGATCTGATCGCCTCCAAGGGCTCGCCATCCATGAAGCAGCTGACCGACACCGCAGCAGACCAGTGGTTCGTCTCCGGCAAGCTGGCCATGTTCTACGGTGGCGACTGGGCCCGCAGTGAGATCGCCGCGTCGCCGATCGCCAAGAACGTCGACGTGGCACCGTTGCCCGCCGGCGAGAAGAAGGCCACGGTCATCCACGGTGTCTCTAACGTCGTCGCGGCCTCGAGCAAGAACAAGCAGGCCGCTCAAGCGCTGCAGGTCTTCCTCGCCAGCAAGGCCGCCCAGCAGCAGCAGGGCGATATGGGCGCGGTCATTCCCGCGTTCAATGGCACCCAGGATGCCTTCGCCAAGTCGATGCCGGGCGTCAACCTCCAGGTGTTCCTCGATGAGCTCGCCTACTCGGTGCCGCTGCCGATTTCCAAGAACACGGCGGCATGGAATGCGTTCGAGACCACGCTGCTGCCGGAGGCGTTCTCGGGATCCAAGCCCGTTGGCGACGTGCTGAAGGACCTCACAACCCAGATGAACGGCGCATTGGCCAAGGGATGA
- a CDS encoding type II toxin-antitoxin system VapC family toxin gives MILVDTSVWIDHLHHAEAELVDLLDRSLVVQHSVVIGELSLGSLRSRADVLRLLANLPVTSAATHDEVMYLVEQHRLFGRGLSLVDAHLLASALVTPGTGIWTRDKRLHAAAARLKLAYDPLAR, from the coding sequence ATGATTCTCGTCGACACCTCGGTGTGGATCGACCATCTGCATCATGCCGAAGCGGAGTTGGTCGACCTGCTTGACCGCAGCCTTGTCGTCCAGCACTCCGTGGTGATCGGTGAGCTTTCGTTGGGCTCCCTGCGCAGCCGCGCCGATGTTCTGCGTCTGCTCGCGAATCTGCCGGTGACGTCGGCGGCCACGCATGACGAGGTGATGTATCTCGTCGAGCAGCACAGGCTGTTCGGGCGGGGTTTGAGCCTCGTCGACGCGCACCTGCTGGCCTCAGCTCTGGTGACGCCGGGTACAGGAATCTGGACACGGGACAAGCGGCTGCACGCGGCGGCAGCGCGCCTGAAGCTCGCCTACGACCCGCTGGCTCGCTGA
- a CDS encoding DHA2 family efflux MFS transporter permease subunit, translated as MAEHNTGQSAEIIDPHARRNSRVIWLLLSAAFVVILNETIMSVALRELMIDLKIDARAVQWLSTAFMLTMAVVIPITGFLLQRFSTRSLFIAAMTLFSAGTLTAALAPGFEVLLAARVVQASGTAIMMPLLMTTIMTLVPPARRGRTMGNVSIVISVAPAIGPTISGIILNTLTWRWMFWIVLPIAVVMLVIGIRKVENVTEPRKTPIDVTSVILSAFGFAGLVYGLSNIGAGAEAGSSAGAQAAAAMPMWISLSVGVVGLAAFILRQLRLQRRERALLDLRPFRSPTFTISIAMMVASMIALFGTIILLPIYMQQALGMQPVEIGLLLLPGGLLMGVLAPFVGRLYDRFQPIVLLVPGSIIVSAVLWALTFVTDHTPAGLLLAAHVTLSLGLALLFTPLFTGALGSVQPKFYSHASAIVGTVQQVAGAAGTALFVTIMSAQAATLTANGASDAAAVAGGVRSAFLAGAIIFLVAVVAAFFIRKPADMPEGAPAAH; from the coding sequence ATGGCTGAGCACAACACCGGGCAATCCGCCGAGATCATCGACCCGCACGCGCGCCGCAACTCGCGCGTCATCTGGTTGCTTCTTTCCGCGGCATTCGTGGTGATTCTCAACGAGACCATCATGAGTGTCGCGCTGCGCGAGCTCATGATCGACCTCAAGATCGATGCCCGCGCCGTGCAGTGGTTGTCGACGGCATTCATGCTCACGATGGCCGTCGTTATCCCCATCACCGGGTTCCTGCTGCAACGCTTCAGTACCCGCTCTCTCTTTATCGCTGCCATGACGCTGTTCTCGGCGGGCACGCTCACCGCGGCGCTCGCGCCCGGCTTCGAGGTGCTGCTCGCCGCCCGCGTCGTACAGGCCAGCGGCACGGCTATCATGATGCCGTTGCTGATGACGACGATCATGACTCTCGTACCCCCGGCGCGACGCGGCAGAACCATGGGCAACGTCTCCATCGTGATCTCCGTCGCGCCCGCCATCGGCCCGACCATTTCGGGCATCATCCTCAACACGCTCACGTGGCGGTGGATGTTCTGGATCGTTTTGCCGATCGCCGTCGTGATGCTGGTCATCGGCATCCGCAAGGTGGAGAACGTCACCGAGCCGCGCAAGACGCCCATCGATGTCACCAGCGTGATTCTTTCGGCATTCGGTTTCGCCGGTCTGGTCTACGGGCTCAGCAACATCGGCGCGGGTGCCGAGGCCGGTTCCTCCGCCGGCGCCCAGGCCGCAGCCGCGATGCCCATGTGGATCTCTCTCAGCGTCGGCGTTGTCGGCCTTGCCGCCTTCATCCTGCGACAGCTGCGGCTGCAACGTCGTGAGAGGGCACTGCTGGATCTGCGGCCGTTCCGCTCCCCCACCTTCACGATTTCGATCGCCATGATGGTGGCGAGCATGATCGCGCTCTTCGGCACCATCATCCTGCTGCCCATCTACATGCAGCAGGCGCTGGGCATGCAACCGGTCGAGATCGGCCTGCTGCTGTTGCCGGGCGGTCTGCTCATGGGTGTGCTCGCGCCGTTCGTCGGCCGTCTCTACGACCGCTTCCAGCCGATAGTGCTGCTCGTGCCCGGCTCTATCATCGTCAGCGCCGTGCTGTGGGCTCTCACCTTCGTGACCGATCACACGCCCGCCGGCCTGCTGCTGGCCGCGCACGTCACGCTCAGCCTCGGCCTCGCCCTGCTGTTCACCCCGCTGTTCACGGGAGCGCTCGGGTCGGTGCAGCCGAAGTTCTACTCGCACGCGAGCGCGATAGTCGGCACCGTGCAACAGGTTGCCGGCGCCGCGGGAACGGCGCTCTTCGTGACGATCATGTCTGCCCAGGCGGCAACGCTCACGGCCAACGGGGCATCGGATGCTGCTGCCGTGGCCGGCGGCGTTCGCAGCGCGTTCCTCGCCGGGGCGATCATCTTCCTCGTCGCCGTCGTGGCTGCCTTCTTCATTCGCAAGCCGGCCGATATGCCCGAGGGCGCGCCCGCCGCGCACTGA
- a CDS encoding carbohydrate ABC transporter permease, which translates to MSTTSTRIRSVSPVTSRRGGAAARNDGIWPWIFVLPLVAGVALFYLWPILQTAFFSFTTWGVFGGATWSGLDNYARLVTDPQLYQALGNTLIYTAIVLLGVPIAVWLASLINTPGLRFAAFYRVLYFLPYVAMPTAIALVWRIIFNGDFGILNYALSLVGIDGPYWISTPGFALIAVSIVGLWSSLGFSMIILGAGLKNIPPELYEAAELDGASRSRQFRSVTVPLLSPSIFFVLIITTISSFQLFDLLYALLGSKNPIMPKTASLVFYFYSQGFISNDKGYAAAIAIFIFLLIGLVTILQFRLQRRWVTND; encoded by the coding sequence ATGAGTACCACCTCCACCCGTATCCGCTCCGTCTCGCCGGTGACTAGCCGGCGGGGCGGGGCTGCGGCCCGCAATGACGGTATCTGGCCCTGGATCTTCGTGCTGCCGCTGGTCGCCGGCGTCGCCCTGTTCTATCTGTGGCCCATTCTTCAGACCGCCTTCTTCTCATTCACCACGTGGGGCGTCTTCGGCGGTGCCACGTGGAGCGGGTTGGACAATTACGCGCGGCTAGTGACGGATCCGCAGCTCTACCAGGCGCTGGGCAACACGCTGATTTACACCGCGATCGTGCTGCTCGGCGTTCCTATCGCCGTGTGGCTCGCGAGCCTCATCAACACCCCCGGTCTGCGATTCGCCGCGTTCTACCGCGTGCTGTACTTTCTGCCGTACGTGGCCATGCCCACGGCCATCGCGCTGGTGTGGCGCATCATCTTCAACGGCGACTTCGGCATTCTCAACTACGCCCTCTCGCTCGTGGGAATTGACGGTCCCTACTGGATCAGCACCCCGGGTTTCGCTCTCATTGCCGTCTCGATAGTGGGACTCTGGTCATCCCTCGGCTTCTCGATGATCATTCTCGGTGCAGGGCTCAAGAATATTCCGCCCGAGTTATATGAGGCGGCCGAACTCGACGGTGCGAGCCGCTCGCGCCAGTTCCGCTCCGTGACGGTTCCGCTGCTGAGCCCGAGCATCTTCTTCGTGCTGATCATCACCACCATCTCGAGTTTCCAGCTGTTCGACCTGCTGTACGCACTGCTCGGCAGTAAGAATCCGATCATGCCGAAGACCGCCTCGCTGGTCTTCTACTTCTACAGCCAGGGCTTCATCAGCAATGACAAGGGATACGCCGCCGCGATAGCCATCTTCATCTTCCTGCTGATCGGGCTGGTCACGATTCTGCAATTCCGCCTTCAACGACGCTGGGTGACCAATGACTAG
- a CDS encoding carbohydrate ABC transporter permease translates to MTSTATRPPMVRSTRPDAAGRSGRRPSRRPGAPRGGSHALVHVILAVGGLIMAFPFIWQIIMSLSTNAEVQSVVPTFWPSELQWQNYADVFERLPFVSQLWTSVLITVIRTAAQIVLCTMAGYAFARMRFFGRTALLAIVLSILLVPSQAYLISQYQIVQGFGWLNTVLGLVAPGLFSAFGTFLMRTAFLNLPAELEEAARIDGASPFQTFWRIMLPLARPSISVLAITTVLFSWNELLWPLVVSTYSNMMPLSAGLATLAGDVTVNYPVLMAASLLAMAPVLITFIVLQRRVIDGLASSGLK, encoded by the coding sequence ATGACTAGTACAGCGACCCGCCCGCCCATGGTGCGCAGCACGCGTCCGGATGCCGCGGGCCGATCCGGGCGGCGCCCCTCGCGTCGCCCTGGTGCCCCGCGCGGCGGCTCCCACGCCCTGGTGCATGTGATCCTGGCCGTCGGCGGCCTCATCATGGCGTTCCCGTTCATCTGGCAGATCATCATGTCGCTCTCCACCAACGCCGAAGTGCAGAGCGTGGTGCCCACGTTCTGGCCGTCGGAGCTGCAGTGGCAGAACTACGCCGACGTGTTCGAACGGTTGCCGTTTGTCTCGCAACTGTGGACATCCGTGCTCATCACGGTGATTCGCACCGCGGCGCAGATCGTGCTCTGCACCATGGCCGGCTACGCCTTTGCGCGGATGCGCTTCTTCGGGCGCACGGCGCTGCTCGCCATCGTGCTGTCGATTCTGCTGGTTCCCTCGCAGGCCTACCTGATCTCGCAGTACCAGATCGTGCAGGGCTTCGGATGGCTGAACACGGTTCTCGGGCTCGTCGCGCCGGGGCTCTTCAGCGCATTCGGCACGTTCCTGATGCGCACAGCGTTCCTCAACCTGCCGGCCGAACTCGAGGAGGCAGCACGCATCGACGGCGCCTCACCGTTCCAGACGTTCTGGCGCATCATGCTGCCGCTCGCCAGGCCGAGCATCAGCGTTCTGGCCATCACGACGGTGCTGTTCTCCTGGAACGAGCTACTCTGGCCGCTCGTGGTCTCGACCTACTCGAACATGATGCCGCTCTCCGCGGGTCTCGCCACGCTTGCCGGCGACGTCACGGTGAACTACCCGGTGCTTATGGCGGCCAGCCTGCTCGCGATGGCACCGGTACTGATCACCTTCATCGTGCTGCAGCGCCGGGTGATCGACGGCCTGGCGTCGTCCGGGCTGAAGTAG
- a CDS encoding putative protein N(5)-glutamine methyltransferase, with amino-acid sequence MVSSLSESAVVATLRAAGCVFAEDEAALLVSAARTPAELTDMVRRRASGLPLEPILGWAEFCGLRIIVEHGVFVPRRRTAFLVAQAAALARSGSVVVDLCCGSGAVGTALAASVPGIRLYAADIEAAAVRCARRNIEPLGGQVFEGDLYEPLPDALRGTVDILAVNAPYVPSEEIAMMPPEARIHEPRVTLDGGADGLDVQRRVAAQASAWLRPGGCVLIETSRRQAPVTAEIFASYGLTPQVMTDDELSASVVIGTRPLS; translated from the coding sequence ATGGTCTCTTCTCTCTCGGAATCCGCTGTCGTCGCGACGCTTCGTGCCGCCGGATGCGTGTTCGCCGAAGACGAGGCAGCGCTGCTGGTCTCGGCTGCGCGCACGCCCGCCGAGCTCACCGACATGGTTCGGCGGCGCGCATCCGGGCTGCCGCTCGAGCCGATCCTGGGCTGGGCGGAATTCTGCGGGCTGCGCATCATCGTTGAACACGGCGTCTTCGTTCCCCGACGCCGCACCGCGTTTCTCGTGGCGCAGGCGGCCGCGCTCGCACGTTCGGGGTCTGTGGTCGTCGATCTCTGCTGCGGATCCGGCGCCGTCGGCACGGCGCTGGCGGCATCCGTGCCGGGCATTCGGCTGTACGCCGCCGACATCGAGGCCGCTGCGGTGCGCTGCGCCCGCCGCAACATCGAGCCGCTCGGCGGGCAGGTGTTCGAGGGCGACCTGTACGAACCGCTCCCGGATGCCCTGCGCGGCACCGTCGACATCCTCGCCGTCAACGCGCCATACGTGCCGAGCGAGGAGATAGCGATGATGCCTCCCGAGGCGCGCATTCACGAGCCCCGAGTCACCCTCGACGGGGGCGCCGACGGGCTGGACGTGCAACGCCGCGTGGCCGCGCAGGCATCGGCGTGGCTCAGGCCGGGCGGATGCGTGCTGATCGAGACCAGCAGACGCCAGGCCCCCGTCACCGCCGAGATCTTCGCGAGTTACGGGCTGACGCCGCAGGTGATGACCGACGACGAGCTGAGCGCGTCCGTCGTGATCGGTACCCGCCCTCTCAGCTGA
- a CDS encoding type II toxin-antitoxin system VapB family antitoxin: MRTTVTLEDELVAKAAELTGTIEKSALVRLGLEALIQQESARRLALLGGSDAKATAAPRRRNAA; the protein is encoded by the coding sequence ATGCGCACGACGGTGACTCTGGAAGACGAACTGGTGGCGAAGGCCGCCGAGCTGACCGGCACGATCGAGAAGTCCGCACTGGTGCGTCTGGGCCTGGAGGCGTTGATCCAGCAGGAGAGCGCTCGGCGATTGGCCCTGCTCGGCGGAAGCGACGCGAAGGCAACAGCCGCACCGAGGCGCCGTAACGCCGCGTGA